TACACGGAATGGCTATGGCTCTGGAATGTCTTCTTCTCAAATAGGGTAAAGCCCCCGCGCTAACATACAAAACTGGTCACAGAAAAGGGCAAAAGAGACGAAGGCCAAAGCCCTTCCGATGTTGGGGGGCAAAGAGATATTCCTTCCACTGCTACTGCTTCTATGCCTACTGACTGCTACTCGTCCAGATGCGACCTATGTCATTGATGTCGGTGGATCCAGGTCGTCAACGTACTTTCGAAGAGGCGCTTTCTTCATCTCCATCTCGATCAATATCTACACCTGGATGTGCTGCTATTTCAACAAGGGTCTGAAAGAGCTGATTCAACCCAGCAAACGGAGGCATTCAAGCCGGAGACCTGAGAAggattctctttcctttttcttcttatacGTCATTTCTCATGAGTTTCTCGAGTTTGGCCTTTCCTCTGCCCAGAAAGTCGCACAATTGTCCAAGGATTGGGAGAACCGGGAATGGTGGAAACGGACGGATATCGAACTTGAATTGCCCGAAGAGAAGGCGGTACAGGCAACTAGGCAGTCTATTCTTTGGATGTTGGATCTCACGAGTGGCCGTTCTACCTTTCAGTCCTGCTAAAGCGAGAAGGGCAAAGAAGCATTTCACGAGTCATATGAGGACTTTTTGGCTAATGAGCGCCTTCAGCATAAGGCAATTCATGAGAAATGGCTGAACGATAGCATtcaaatgaaaatggaaaatgattctCTACGCATTCAGGTACAGGAGATGAGTGAGGAGATGCCCCTGTTAAGGATTGAGAATGAGGAGTTGAAGAGGCAGGTGGAAGAGTTGGAGAGGGGGAGAGCCTCATCCCAATATGTCTGTGCCCGAGCAGGTTTTTGGGAGAGTGAAGTTGCACGATTGTCGGCAGACAACAAGCTTCTTCGGAAGAGGCTTCGAGCTCGAGACCCGAGTACCGTTAGCGAGGATTCTGACTTCTTTGGGAGACTATTGCCTTTTTGCATGTATTTGCTTGTCTTGCCATGATGTAGAGAGAGTACCGATGATGTAGGAAAAATCGTAATGTAAAAGGAAAGTAGCTTGGGAATGTAAATAGGTTTTTATATTTATTGGCCtaagattttctattgttttctgCAAAAATGCTTTTGAAAAATCCGTCATTTATCATCATAGGCCAATATATTAGatgagtaaataaataaatatttatatataaccTGAAACTAATTCTTTCCCGGGTGAAAATAGCCCCAGTATGAGGGCGGCCATTAGGCTGCCAAAATGCCCCAGTAGAAGACTAAAAAATTCCTAAAATGCCCGTGTAGTGtaatatttacaaaaaatgCCCGGGTGGAAATGCCCTGGTTTTGGGTTTCAGAAAGGAAATAAAGGCTCAACGTGGTTAAGCAAAGGGATAAAAATGCATTGATGGGAACACCAAAAATGGCCTCTCTTCATTTCAAGATTGATCGGTACATCTCGAAACTCTTAAAATATTCAAGCATAGTTTTTTTACCATCATGGAGTGGAGTTTACTGGCTCAGGAAGTTCATATCCATCCATATAGGTAAGAATAAGCGCGTCTCCAGAAAATaccttttttaccaaaaaatagggACCTTCGTAGTTTGGCTTGAATTTTCCCCGTGGGTCTTCCTAGGATCTTCTTGAGCACTAAATCCCCAATTTTGAAACTTCGAGGTCGAACTTTCTTGTCATAAGCCCGTGCTATTCTTCTTGGATAACACTGGCCATGGCAAATCGTGTTTAGGCGCTTTTCCTCGATCAGATTAAGCTGGTCATATCGTGCTCTCACCCATTCTGCTTCTTCAAGTTCAGCTTCCATCAAAACGCGCAGAGAGGGgactgatctacgaccaccctcgATCGGGAGGACAGCCTCCATTCCGTATACGAGAGAATATGGAGTGGCACCGGTTGATGTTCGGATTGAGGTGCGATAAGCGTGTAGAGCATATGGAAGCATGTCGTGCCAGTCCTTGTATGTCACTGCCATTTTTTTGATAATCCTCTTTAAGTTATTATTTGCAGCTTCAACAGCACCATTCATTTTTGGGCGATACGGAGAGGAGTTGCGGTGAGTGATTTTGAACTGTTCACACATCTCCCTCATTTGCTTGTTCTTCAAATTTATCGCATTATCCGTGATTATTTCGTTGGGGAGGCTGTATCGGCAGATGATGTTATGCTTTATGAATTTCTGCACGTGTGTATGTGTGATGTTGGCATATGATGCTGCCTCTACCCATTTTGTGAAAAAATCTATCGCCACTAGAATGAAACGGTGTCCGTTGGAAGCGTTAGGAGTGATCGGCCCAATGACGTCCATACCCCATACCGAAAAGGGCCATGGAGTTGTCATATTATGTAGCTCGGTGGCAGGAGCATTGATCTTATCAGCGTAAATTTGACATAAATGAAACTTCCGGACATGTTGGCAGCAGTCGCTTTCCATTGTTGACCAATCCAATAGAAGCCCATACGCAGAATCTTCTTTGCTAGCATATGGCCGTTCATGTGGGGACCACAAGCTCCCTCGTGTACATCCCTCATGACTTTCTTAGCTTCCTCGGCGTCAACACACTTCAAAAGGATATGATTCTACGGCTTCTTAGAAAGTGTTCCCGCACTGACGAAGAATTGCGCGGCTAATCTCTGGATGGTTCTTCGGTCTGTGGCCGTGGCATCAGGAGGAAAGGTTCTGTCTTCCAGGTACGTCTTGATGTCATGAAACCACGGCTTACCTTTCCGCTTCTCCTTCTTCGATTGCCAAACAGTATGCAGGATCCTCTGTCACTTCGATCTCTATTGGCCGGATATCAATACCTTCTGGGATACTGATCATGGAAGCTAGTGTGGCCAATGCGTCAGCAAACTGATTCTTCGTCCCTCGGAAGCGAAAGGCGAGCCAGCAAACTCCGGCAACAAGCAAGGGCCCGACTATATACAACGGctagctgatcgtagaccactctctcccggtggtcgagctgatcgtagagcactctctcccggtggtcgagctgatcgtagagcaccgtTGCCTTGACTCTGTTAGGGGCGCATCCGGCTTCTTGCTTGCTGGGGCGCTAACGCCCGTTTATATAGCGGTAGGCCTTTTCTTGCTGGGCGCGCGCCTTACTCGAGTAGGGGCTCATGGAGTTGCTTGTTCGTTGTCCGCCACTATGCGTCCTTGCCTACCTATCCACGAGTATTTGACGCATTGGTGGTAAGTGGATGGCACAATGTGATGATCGTGCATCCAGGGACGACCAATAAGAGCGTTGTAAGATGTATCGACATCTATGACGAGGCGCTCGGAGAGTGCTTTGATGTCGCTATTCACAGTCTGTTATTTTTTACTGCACGAACAAAACAAACACACAACTTCCACCTACATACAAGCCCAGCCAATGGCTCGGAAAAAAGAAGGATTCATGGCGGTAATAAATTCAAAGTAAATAAATTCGTAGATAAGCATAGTTGCAAGTGCCTTCAtcgattacaaaaaaaaatgaaagaaaaaagaactatAAGCGCGCTTGGCTTGCTTCGGCGAAACCCTTCTCCGCCGTAACGGGGTTTGTGAAGGTGACCCTCTTTCGGGCGAGAGGGTCACCGATAAGAACCAAAACTCTTCTTCTCATCAGCCGGATGACCAGCCAGTCAAGACAGATTTGTCAATGCCCATCCTCTCCCTTCCGAGTTCTATTCTTTGGGATAGTTTCATTCCCTCGGGATTAAGGTAGGCCAGGGGATTCAGTGGATGGAGGAGTCCGCCGGGGCAGGCCAATCAAATCGACCATAGATAGGGATCGGTCCCCTATGTATGGAGTAAGGGGGGTTGAGCAGTATCCGTTGATCAACTCCAGTCTCCGGGAGGGAATTCATGAGAGGCAGGCATTCAGAAGGGATTCAATCAGATGTTATCCCGTAAGGGATTTTCTATCCGGTTCGGACCGGGGTAAACATTCAAGGTTTCGAAGGGTCCTTGGACACTCTCCTAATAAGGAGAGGAAAAGGCAGTGTTCATTGATAAATAAACCACCTCTTCAATACAATAAAATCCTTTTCTCTTCATCCGCTCCGCTGTTCTATCCACTGTTCATCGAGAAtgaggggttagggttttttaTAGATTCGACTGACTCTTCATTCATTCCTTTCCAATCCAGTCAATCCCTTCATTGATTCGGAGGAATACATTTCGGGGACCTCAATCCAAATCTGGTATCGATCCATGACGCTCTACTGCCTCTCCCGCCTCAGAACTTATTCTATCCGCTAGCCCAGCAGTAAGAGATAAAATAGACTATCCATCCAACAAGCAACGTCTTCGCGCTAGCGCGCTCATCCGTTGCGCGTTAGCACGCGCATCCGTCTTCTTGCTGGGTGCCTTTGGGGAATAAGATGATTCGAGATTCGATCTGCTGGCCCACTGACTGAACGATGATTTCCTCCCTAGCTGCGAGTAGACCGATTGAAACCGTGAATCCGAAATCCGATACTCCCTATTGTTGGATTCGATACCAGCCTTCCCTGACTCATCGTCTTTGTCTTAAAGCCGGGAATGGAAATAGATAGTAAATGAGCCGTGAAGTCGGCGGAACAGAAAGAAATGTTGGGGATGGTTTTGAAAAAGCCTCTCTATCCGGAAGTAGGGAATCCCGTGCTTGCATATCCCGGTTTTGAGACAGAC
This DNA window, taken from Macadamia integrifolia cultivar HAES 741 unplaced genomic scaffold, SCU_Mint_v3 scaffold2695, whole genome shotgun sequence, encodes the following:
- the LOC122067075 gene encoding uncharacterized protein LOC122067075; the encoded protein is MISIPEGIDIRPIEIEVTEDPAYCLAIEEGEAESLPNEIITDNAINLKNKQMREMCEQFKITHRNSSPYRPKMNGAVEAANNNLKRIIKKMAVTYKDWHDMLPYALHAYRTSIRTSTGATPYSLVYGMEAVLPIEGGRRSVPSLRVLMEAELEEAEWVRARYDQLNLIEEKRLNTICHGQCYPRRIARAYDKKVRPRSFKIGDLVLKKILGRPTGKIQAKLRRSLFFGKKGIFWRRAYSYLYGWI